The Oryzias melastigma strain HK-1 unplaced genomic scaffold, ASM292280v2 sc00463, whole genome shotgun sequence genome has a window encoding:
- the LOC112140672 gene encoding keratin, type II cytoskeletal 8 isoform X2 — translation MSVQTVSRTSIRSSSGRSSGSGLMQSGFSSRSSVTPGSFQTSSVRRTGTFSSSSAYGGGSGSGFGSGFGSGGGSGFGGGYGSGSGFGAGSGFGAGSGFGAGSGAGFGFGGGAGPAIPMVTSVQFNQSLLTPLNLEIDPNIQVVRNQEKEQIKTLNNRFANFIDKVRFLEQQNKMLETKWSLLQEQTTTTSNIDHMFEAYIANLRRQLDGLGNEKMKLEGELKNMQGMVEDFKKKYEDEINKRASVENEFVLLKKDVDAAFMGKIELEARVDALHDEIQFLRSVYEAELNELQAQIKDTSVIVEMDNSRDLDMDSIVAEVRAQYEEIANNSRAEAEKWYQQKYQEMKGDADKAGDCLRNTKMEISEINRMISRIQNEIEAVKGQRSNVEAQIAEAEERGEMAVKDAKLRIKNLEEALQKAKQEMARQIREYQELMNVKLALDIEIATYKKLLEGEEYRISSGGGATNIRVQSSSCSVGGGAGMGAGMGFDSGFAVGGAGGYGAMSSMSTSSLSSKKTALITNSRY, via the exons ATGTCTGTCCAAACAGTCAGTAGGACGTCTATCAGGTCTAGCAGTGGCCGTTCGTCAGGATCAGGCCTCATGCAGTCAGGATTCTCCTCCAGGTCATCTGTGACGCCAGGCAGCTTTCAGACTAGCTCCGTCCGTAGGACAGGCACATTCAGCTCTAGCTCTGCTTATGgcggtggttctggttctggttttggTTCTGGTTTTGGCAGTGGCGGGGGTTCTGGTTTTGGCGGTGGTTATGGCAGTGGCAGTGGTTTTGGCGCTGGCTCTGGTTTTGGCGCCGGCTCTGGTTTTGGCGCCGGCTCAGGTGCTGGTTTTGGTTTTGGAGGTGGAGCAGGCCCTGCAATCCCGATGGTCACAAGCGTTCAGTTCAACCAGAGCCTGCTGACCCCCCTCAACCTGGAGATCGACCCCAACATCCAGGTTGTCCGTAACCAGGAGAAAGAGCAGATCAAGACCCTGAACAACCGTTTCGCCAACTTCATCGACAAG GTCCGTTTCCTGGAGCAGCAGAACAAAATGCTGGAGACCAAATGGAGTCTCCTTCAGGAGCAAACCACCACAACCTCCAACATCGACCACATGTTCGAGGCATACATCGCCAACCTGCGCAGACAGCTGGACGGGCTCGGCAACGAGAAGATGAAGCTGGAGGGAGAGCTGAAGAACATGCAGGGAATGGTGGAGGACTTCAAGAAGAA GTATGAAGATGAAATCAACAAGCGTGCCTCTGTGGAGAACGAATTTGTGCTCCTCAAGAAG GATGTAGATGCCGCCTTCATGGGCAAAATTGAGCTGGAGGCCAGGGTAGATGCTCTTCACGATGAAATTCAATTCCTCAGAAGTGTCTACGAAGCG GAACTCAATGAGCTTCAGGCACAGATCAAGGACACCTCAGTCATCGTGGAGATGGACAACAGCCGCGACCTGGACATGGACTCTATTGTGGCTGAAGTCAGAGCTCAGTATGAGGAGATTGCCAACAACAGCCGAGCTGAAGCTGAGAAGTGGTACCAGCAAAAG TACCAGGAGATGAAGGGTGATGCAGATAAAGCTGGAGATTGCCTTCGCAACACCAAGATGGAGATTTCTGAGATCAACCGCATGATCAGCCGCATCCAGAATGAGATCGAGGCTGTCAAGGGACAG CGCTCCAATGTGGAGGCCCAGATCGCAGAGGCAGAGGAGCGTGGTGAGATGGCGGTGAAAGATGCCAAGCTCCGTATCAAGAATCTGGAAGAGGCCCTGCAGAAAGCCAAACAGGAAATGGCCAGACAGATCCGCGAGTACCAGGAGCTCATGAACGTCAAGCTGGCTCTGGACATTGAGATTGCCACCTACAAGAAGCTTCTGGAAGGAGAAGAGTACAG AATTTCCTCCGGTGGTGGCGCCACAAACATCCGGGTGCAGTCTTCAAGCTGTAGTGTTG GGGGCGGTGCAGGTATGGGTGCTGGCATGGGCTT CGACTCTGGTTTTGCTGTTGGTGGAGCTGGAGGATATGGTGCCATGAGTTCCATGAGCACTAGCAGCCTCAGCTCAAAAAAGACCGCCCTGATCACTAATAGCcgttattaa
- the LOC112140672 gene encoding keratin, type II cytoskeletal 8 isoform X1 translates to MSVQTVSRTSIRSSSGRSSGSGLMQSGFSSRSSVTPGSFQTSSVRRTGTFSSSSAYGGGSGSGFGSGFGSGGGSGFGGGYGSGSGFGAGSGFGAGSGFGAGSGAGFGFGGGAGPAIPMVTSVQFNQSLLTPLNLEIDPNIQVVRNQEKEQIKTLNNRFANFIDKVRFLEQQNKMLETKWSLLQEQTTTTSNIDHMFEAYIANLRRQLDGLGNEKMKLEGELKNMQGMVEDFKKKYEDEINKRASVENEFVLLKKDVDAAFMGKIELEARVDALHDEIQFLRSVYEAELNELQAQIKDTSVIVEMDNSRDLDMDSIVAEVRAQYEEIANNSRAEAEKWYQQKYQEMKGDADKAGDCLRNTKMEISEINRMISRIQNEIEAVKGQRSNVEAQIAEAEERGEMAVKDAKLRIKNLEEALQKAKQEMARQIREYQELMNVKLALDIEIATYKKLLEGEEYRISSGGGATNIRVQSSSCSVGGGAGMGAGMGFGVGGSGFGGASVYDSGFAVGGAGGYGAMSSMSTSSLSSKKTALITNSRY, encoded by the exons ATGTCTGTCCAAACAGTCAGTAGGACGTCTATCAGGTCTAGCAGTGGCCGTTCGTCAGGATCAGGCCTCATGCAGTCAGGATTCTCCTCCAGGTCATCTGTGACGCCAGGCAGCTTTCAGACTAGCTCCGTCCGTAGGACAGGCACATTCAGCTCTAGCTCTGCTTATGgcggtggttctggttctggttttggTTCTGGTTTTGGCAGTGGCGGGGGTTCTGGTTTTGGCGGTGGTTATGGCAGTGGCAGTGGTTTTGGCGCTGGCTCTGGTTTTGGCGCCGGCTCTGGTTTTGGCGCCGGCTCAGGTGCTGGTTTTGGTTTTGGAGGTGGAGCAGGCCCTGCAATCCCGATGGTCACAAGCGTTCAGTTCAACCAGAGCCTGCTGACCCCCCTCAACCTGGAGATCGACCCCAACATCCAGGTTGTCCGTAACCAGGAGAAAGAGCAGATCAAGACCCTGAACAACCGTTTCGCCAACTTCATCGACAAG GTCCGTTTCCTGGAGCAGCAGAACAAAATGCTGGAGACCAAATGGAGTCTCCTTCAGGAGCAAACCACCACAACCTCCAACATCGACCACATGTTCGAGGCATACATCGCCAACCTGCGCAGACAGCTGGACGGGCTCGGCAACGAGAAGATGAAGCTGGAGGGAGAGCTGAAGAACATGCAGGGAATGGTGGAGGACTTCAAGAAGAA GTATGAAGATGAAATCAACAAGCGTGCCTCTGTGGAGAACGAATTTGTGCTCCTCAAGAAG GATGTAGATGCCGCCTTCATGGGCAAAATTGAGCTGGAGGCCAGGGTAGATGCTCTTCACGATGAAATTCAATTCCTCAGAAGTGTCTACGAAGCG GAACTCAATGAGCTTCAGGCACAGATCAAGGACACCTCAGTCATCGTGGAGATGGACAACAGCCGCGACCTGGACATGGACTCTATTGTGGCTGAAGTCAGAGCTCAGTATGAGGAGATTGCCAACAACAGCCGAGCTGAAGCTGAGAAGTGGTACCAGCAAAAG TACCAGGAGATGAAGGGTGATGCAGATAAAGCTGGAGATTGCCTTCGCAACACCAAGATGGAGATTTCTGAGATCAACCGCATGATCAGCCGCATCCAGAATGAGATCGAGGCTGTCAAGGGACAG CGCTCCAATGTGGAGGCCCAGATCGCAGAGGCAGAGGAGCGTGGTGAGATGGCGGTGAAAGATGCCAAGCTCCGTATCAAGAATCTGGAAGAGGCCCTGCAGAAAGCCAAACAGGAAATGGCCAGACAGATCCGCGAGTACCAGGAGCTCATGAACGTCAAGCTGGCTCTGGACATTGAGATTGCCACCTACAAGAAGCTTCTGGAAGGAGAAGAGTACAG AATTTCCTCCGGTGGTGGCGCCACAAACATCCGGGTGCAGTCTTCAAGCTGTAGTGTTG GGGGCGGTGCAGGTATGGGTGCTGGCATGGGCTTCGGCGTTGGCGGATCAGGCTTTGGAGGAGCCAGCGTCTACGACTCTGGTTTTGCTGTTGGTGGAGCTGGAGGATATGGTGCCATGAGTTCCATGAGCACTAGCAGCCTCAGCTCAAAAAAGACCGCCCTGATCACTAATAGCcgttattaa